Proteins encoded by one window of Streptomyces clavuligerus:
- a CDS encoding methyltransferase, which translates to MTFKEDPETVARTLRHALVGDDLPDSFTLLGREWSLHRGVWPSTLSAATEVLASMVPYPEGGSFLEVGCGTGVIAVTAALSGCTSVTALDINEKAIANTVANAERHGVSDRVRALHSDMYTALAPTDRFDTIFWNVPWTYVEDGYALSTDLHTAVFDPGYRGQARYLAGAHEHLADGGRLLLGTADLGDRERLDAVAEQTGLRVELLRSVRRIEEVRVMEYYMLELHPK; encoded by the coding sequence ATGACGTTCAAGGAAGACCCCGAGACCGTGGCCCGGACCCTCCGGCACGCCCTCGTCGGTGACGACCTGCCGGACTCCTTCACCCTGCTGGGACGGGAGTGGAGCCTGCACCGGGGTGTCTGGCCCAGCACCCTGAGCGCCGCCACCGAGGTGCTGGCCTCGATGGTGCCCTACCCCGAGGGCGGCTCGTTCCTGGAGGTCGGCTGCGGTACGGGCGTCATCGCCGTGACGGCCGCGCTCAGCGGCTGCACCTCCGTCACCGCGCTCGACATCAACGAGAAGGCCATTGCCAACACGGTCGCCAACGCCGAGCGGCACGGTGTGAGCGACCGGGTACGCGCCCTCCACAGCGACATGTACACGGCGCTTGCGCCCACGGACCGCTTCGACACGATCTTCTGGAACGTGCCCTGGACCTATGTGGAGGACGGCTACGCGCTCTCCACCGATCTGCACACCGCCGTCTTCGACCCGGGCTACCGGGGCCAGGCCCGGTATCTCGCCGGAGCCCATGAGCATCTGGCCGACGGCGGCAGACTGCTGCTGGGCACGGCCGACCTCGGGGACCGCGAACGCCTCGACGCCGTCGCCGAGCAAACGGGCCTGCGGGTCGAACTGCTGCGCAGCGTACGCCGGATCGAGGAAGTACGTGTCATGGAGTACTACATGCTCGAACTGCACCCGAAGTGA
- a CDS encoding DegT/DnrJ/EryC1/StrS family aminotransferase has product MTTAERLALLGGAPAIEQPLPHEVWPPPADRAELSELAEQRNTDISIKGNSGPIGRLEADFLAFLDGGARFAVTFNSGTSALLAAYFALGVRDGVDVVGPALTYHAALSPVFALRGDVVLADIDPDTRGLDPKALQAAITEHTKVVTVVHQWGHPCDMDEILRIAERHGLRVLEDCSHAHGSRYKGRPVGTFGDAAVFSLQANKAVYAGEGGILVTSDPQVHDRATLLGHYRDRSRDSVLDEDLRAHWVTGFGLKLRMSPFNAIVARHALAAFPARKEARHRCLRHLGEHLADVDYLEPVHIADHVDMGAWYGYKPLYRPEALGGVPRSVLIEALRAEGMEVGAPSGPRLSTLPLYARPENPLFPGTPKKGVAPQAGSHAEHVERHALSLPTFTDWPGDRTLIDQYAEAFRKIGRHRGALARYAADPSHPFDPSR; this is encoded by the coding sequence ATGACCACCGCCGAACGCCTCGCCCTCCTCGGAGGAGCACCCGCCATCGAACAGCCCCTGCCACACGAGGTCTGGCCGCCCCCCGCCGACCGGGCGGAGCTGTCCGAACTGGCCGAGCAGCGGAACACCGACATCTCCATCAAGGGCAACAGCGGTCCCATCGGCCGGCTTGAGGCCGACTTCCTCGCCTTCCTCGACGGCGGAGCCCGCTTCGCGGTCACCTTCAACTCCGGCACCAGCGCCCTCCTCGCCGCCTACTTCGCCCTCGGGGTGCGGGACGGCGTGGACGTCGTGGGACCGGCGCTCACCTACCACGCGGCGCTGAGCCCCGTCTTCGCGCTCCGCGGCGATGTGGTCCTCGCCGACATCGACCCCGACACCCGCGGCCTGGACCCCAAGGCGCTCCAAGCCGCGATCACCGAGCACACCAAGGTCGTCACCGTCGTCCACCAGTGGGGCCACCCCTGCGACATGGACGAGATCCTGCGGATCGCCGAGCGGCACGGGCTGCGCGTCCTGGAGGACTGCTCCCACGCCCATGGCAGCCGGTACAAGGGCAGGCCCGTCGGCACCTTCGGCGACGCCGCGGTCTTCTCCCTCCAGGCCAACAAGGCCGTCTACGCGGGGGAGGGCGGCATCCTCGTCACCAGCGACCCCCAGGTCCACGACCGCGCCACACTCCTTGGGCACTACCGGGACCGCTCCCGGGACAGCGTCCTCGACGAGGACCTGCGGGCCCACTGGGTCACCGGCTTCGGGCTCAAGCTGCGCATGTCCCCGTTCAACGCCATCGTCGCCCGGCACGCGCTCGCGGCGTTCCCGGCCCGCAAGGAGGCCCGGCACCGCTGTCTGCGCCACCTCGGCGAACACCTCGCCGACGTGGACTATCTGGAGCCGGTGCACATCGCCGACCACGTCGACATGGGCGCCTGGTACGGCTACAAACCGCTCTACCGGCCCGAGGCGCTGGGCGGCGTCCCGCGCTCCGTGCTCATCGAGGCACTGCGCGCCGAAGGCATGGAGGTGGGCGCCCCCTCCGGCCCCCGGCTGTCGACCCTGCCGCTCTACGCCCGCCCGGAGAACCCCCTCTTCCCCGGAACACCGAAGAAAGGCGTCGCGCCCCAGGCCGGATCGCACGCCGAGCACGTCGAACGGCACGCGCTGTCCCTGCCCACCTTCACCGACTGGCCCGGGGACAGAACACTCATCGACCAGTACGCCGAAGCCTTCCGCAAGATCGGCCGTCACCGCGGAGCGCTCGCGCGGTACGCGGCCGACCCGTCCCACCCGTTTGACCCGTCCCGATGA
- a CDS encoding Gfo/Idh/MocA family protein, with protein sequence MPSDGLKNARPRPRVLMVGFAGHQGKEYLPIVRETADVVAGVDPAPAATSLADEWGFPHYDVLGEALAKVDFDAAVVTVPHNEHFPVCSQLLAHGSHVVKEKPFAVTEHEARQLIHQAQRADRGVLTLLQRNFNPVFRFARENLARIGDPYWFSYDYHFNLAHPTTGWRASREQAMGGVLLDMGYHLIDVLSGMFPEPEPLRVHSAFVHQYRETRDRRLEDLVGLMCSYPSTGLVGSLRISRHHHEKTEHLCVLGTEGALNVTPGAATLHSVGGLPLERYVWEGPKTDAVRSMIAHHLGHLDDRSYRQEHFRRQLAAVRTIDGIYRDRSPERNALADRCA encoded by the coding sequence ATGCCCAGTGACGGGTTGAAGAACGCGCGTCCGCGACCGCGAGTACTGATGGTCGGATTCGCCGGGCACCAAGGAAAAGAGTATCTGCCGATCGTGCGGGAGACCGCGGATGTCGTCGCCGGTGTCGACCCCGCCCCCGCGGCAACGTCACTCGCCGACGAGTGGGGATTCCCCCATTACGATGTCCTCGGTGAAGCACTCGCGAAAGTCGACTTCGACGCCGCGGTGGTCACCGTCCCGCACAACGAGCACTTCCCGGTCTGCTCACAACTCCTGGCACACGGCAGCCATGTCGTCAAGGAGAAGCCGTTCGCCGTCACCGAGCACGAAGCCCGGCAACTGATACACCAGGCACAACGCGCCGACCGCGGCGTCCTCACCCTGCTGCAACGGAACTTCAACCCCGTGTTCCGGTTCGCCCGGGAGAACCTCGCGCGGATCGGGGATCCCTACTGGTTCTCCTACGACTACCACTTCAACCTGGCCCATCCGACGACGGGGTGGCGCGCCTCCCGGGAGCAGGCGATGGGCGGGGTGCTCCTCGACATGGGCTACCACCTCATCGACGTACTCAGCGGAATGTTCCCCGAACCCGAACCCTTACGGGTGCACTCCGCCTTCGTGCACCAATACCGGGAGACGCGGGATCGCCGACTGGAGGATCTCGTCGGCCTCATGTGCAGCTATCCCTCAACGGGTCTGGTGGGCTCCCTGCGGATATCGCGCCACCACCACGAGAAGACCGAACACCTCTGCGTGCTCGGCACCGAAGGCGCGTTGAACGTCACCCCCGGGGCCGCCACCCTGCACTCCGTCGGCGGGCTGCCGCTGGAGCGCTATGTCTGGGAAGGCCCCAAGACCGACGCCGTGCGGTCGATGATCGCCCACCATCTGGGGCATCTGGACGACCGCTCCTACCGGCAGGAGCACTTCCGGCGCCAACTCGCCGCCGTCCGCACGATCGACGGGATCTACCGGGACCGGTCACCGGAGCGGAACGCGCTCGCCGACCGGTGTGCCTGA
- a CDS encoding NUDIX hydrolase, whose product MAGATEVPEPRQVVGALIRDPHDRIFVQRRSADRRLFPECWDVVGGAVEEGESPQEALRREIAEETGWRLRRVLARVAHEEWTADGLRHIESDYVVEVDGDLSSPELERDKHTEFAWIAADGLSLLDENAQRSGSTFIKDVVTAAHSWLADAAGKRNRTP is encoded by the coding sequence GTGGCCGGGGCGACCGAGGTGCCCGAACCCCGGCAGGTGGTGGGCGCGCTGATCCGCGACCCGCACGACCGGATCTTCGTCCAGCGGCGCTCGGCCGACAGGCGTCTCTTCCCCGAGTGCTGGGACGTCGTCGGCGGAGCCGTGGAAGAGGGGGAATCCCCCCAGGAGGCACTCCGCCGGGAAATAGCGGAGGAGACCGGGTGGCGGCTGCGCCGCGTTCTCGCCCGGGTGGCGCACGAGGAGTGGACGGCGGACGGACTCCGGCACATCGAGTCGGACTATGTCGTCGAGGTGGACGGCGACCTCTCGTCGCCGGAACTCGAACGGGACAAGCACACCGAGTTCGCCTGGATAGCGGCCGACGGACTCTCGTTGCTCGACGAGAACGCGCAGCGCAGCGGAAGCACCTTCATCAAGGACGTCGTGACCGCGGCACACAGCTGGCTCGCCGATGCCGCAGGGAAGAGAAACAGAACTCCCTGA
- a CDS encoding SAM-dependent methyltransferase: protein MTNDPSAHRTAPSSPDADRLHDEHTETVDGAVGADVDGNIHVGYWDSAADDRSLNQATDRLTDLVAERLAAAPGHRLLDVGCGTGRPALRIARATGAQVSGVSVSDQDIELARTRAEAAALADRVDFRYADARALPFAAESFDGAWAIESMMHIGDRTAALTEIARTLRPGSPLVITDVLVRSPVTGEAAEIVRRTSRAFQSPALPEPEELRTALDRAGLEVVEFTDIGEHVRRTYQAFADAFADVAPSADDPHYEFFNSTRSLPLFGALPQVGYVFLVARRP, encoded by the coding sequence ATGACCAACGACCCGTCCGCGCACCGCACCGCCCCGTCGTCACCGGACGCCGACCGGCTCCATGACGAACACACCGAGACCGTGGACGGCGCCGTCGGCGCCGACGTCGACGGGAACATCCACGTCGGCTACTGGGACAGCGCCGCGGACGACCGCTCGCTCAACCAGGCCACCGACCGGCTCACCGACCTGGTGGCGGAGCGGCTGGCCGCCGCGCCCGGTCACCGTCTGCTGGACGTCGGCTGCGGAACCGGGCGGCCCGCCCTGCGGATCGCCCGGGCCACCGGCGCCCAGGTGTCGGGTGTCTCGGTGAGCGACCAGGACATCGAACTCGCCCGCACCCGGGCGGAAGCCGCCGCGCTCGCCGACCGGGTGGACTTCCGGTACGCGGACGCCCGCGCGCTGCCCTTCGCGGCGGAATCCTTCGACGGTGCCTGGGCGATCGAGTCCATGATGCACATCGGCGACCGGACCGCCGCCCTCACCGAGATCGCCCGGACCCTGCGCCCCGGCAGCCCGCTGGTCATCACCGATGTGCTGGTCCGGTCGCCGGTGACCGGGGAGGCCGCGGAGATCGTCCGCCGGACGAGCCGGGCGTTCCAGTCCCCCGCGCTGCCCGAACCGGAGGAGTTGCGCACCGCCCTCGACCGCGCCGGTCTGGAGGTGGTGGAGTTCACCGACATCGGGGAGCACGTCCGGCGCACCTATCAGGCGTTCGCCGATGCCTTCGCCGATGTCGCCCCCTCCGCCGACGACCCCCACTACGAGTTCTTCAACTCCACCCGCTCCCTGCCCCTGTTCGGCGCGCTCCCGCAGGTCGGCTATGTCTTCCTGGTCGCCCGCCGCCCGTGA
- a CDS encoding effector-associated constant component EACC1, with the protein MSTIDAGPVGHRVSIVDEDPLRARKEARELLAALAPAEPRAALVLPGRTAGSGGDKGGSVTDLIGVVFSGGALAAAGVQIWLARVPQRTVVVTRSDGATLRITGREARADEERIERFLRGAPDPADTDGPDGPDTNGPDAA; encoded by the coding sequence ATGAGCACCATCGACGCGGGCCCGGTCGGCCACCGCGTTTCCATCGTGGACGAGGACCCGCTGCGGGCCCGGAAGGAAGCGCGCGAGCTGCTCGCGGCGCTCGCCCCCGCGGAGCCGCGGGCGGCGCTCGTCCTGCCCGGCCGGACCGCGGGAAGCGGCGGCGACAAGGGCGGGTCAGTCACGGATCTGATCGGAGTGGTGTTCAGCGGAGGGGCCCTCGCTGCCGCGGGTGTCCAGATCTGGCTGGCCCGGGTACCGCAGCGGACGGTCGTCGTGACCCGGTCCGACGGGGCGACGCTGCGCATCACGGGCAGGGAGGCCCGTGCCGACGAGGAACGGATCGAACGCTTCCTCCGGGGCGCCCCCGACCCGGCCGACACGGACGGGCCGGACGGGCCGGACACGAACGGACCGGACGCGGCGTGA
- a CDS encoding caspase, EACC1-associated type, which translates to MSENDRYAMLVGVSTYDSDHYHDLPPVRADLHYMQAVLESTEIGMYNECAMVPEPTRAEMLHAIEEFLEARQPSETALLYFSGHGEFCEADGQLYFLTRDADPEDLPGTAVPAEFLERMLQSCRASSKVVLLDCCSSGSVVQGWTAKGGTDPGERSAPSTLLRPTGVYFITASDALQAASAMAPAGSTLGTSRFTGEIVEGLRNGRIKDSGWITPDDLFEYLTAQMVRKGVPQEQRPTKSTIRATHSLPLARSVARSVHLPDPPHEEAGTARPAALLSARLLAEQDARDGVDPQRLLRYYARCLGAQAMSGMLPDRDNGRDSAYFLLGQGAETVQSGLGPGLPAPGRLRAPENTAEQPDRPGLQEYWYGYPAVTLPERGGNGRRRAAVRIAPLLIQPMELIPDENGRGRLRSSGVPALHTGVVTELLADDAAAELLADWQPTWQEGNGAQMVKAVRELLTRLGLSELEPLDLSALNERSAMDSLRSGAHNAAVLLTPSGLERHATEALVDNLLQMSARTGQIPGTALHALLTGDGGDQADPPPVVVAPGPCNESQEQVVVSAMTRPLTVSTGPPGTGKSEVVTAVVTTAVAAGQSVLVASTNNEAVDVVAERCDAISPGLLMRTGNAAAREREAAKLEGLLTRPAEAPGRSSETVAGEVRALRTRAEALRATAAHLVEEETRLLELLRERDRRSKELGLPAGLLAEVWADGAVTALARWEERARRAAGAGRFAFGRWRRERALSALVASTAGTPAAPWPAWAAQRPAPSELLLALAEAVAVERSVRELVPECLDRDEEGLRRARLESAAGLSGASGELSRAVAAEAMVRGRSLMNQRLQTLRQRFGVQKSQRNLMAHVKGWAISTHSVRQLELAPKLFDLVVIDEASQCSIPSVLPLLFRAERALIIGDPMQLGHIPGITAQQERQAREQSGLSAALLEDHRLAYHVHSSYQAAAQHGEAALLLDEHYRCHPAIADVVNGYCYAGQLQVLTDVRRQAPAVDPAGAMDPAPVLGWVDVPHGESVPGSDGRSWRNAEEARRVRATVDELLARLPEQATVGVVTPFRGQKQELARVWADDSRVRVGTVHAFQGGQRDVMVLSPVATENTPPRTTHWVASQVNLWNVAVTRARSQLITVGSHAFWQGQAGLPALLAERSAVLGAGAPADHGSSRGWSPTRFREELGDRLQEYLGRRGIADLERAAVVGGHTVDLLFTRDGVNTAVLIDTGPAYRQDPARHLRLTHARCDLLTGLPSGGSGAKAGPVERVVRVPAWRILGGDAMVEPLFG; encoded by the coding sequence GTGAGCGAGAACGACCGGTACGCCATGCTCGTCGGCGTCTCCACGTACGACAGCGACCACTATCACGACCTCCCGCCCGTACGGGCCGACCTGCACTACATGCAGGCGGTGCTGGAGAGCACCGAGATCGGGATGTACAACGAGTGCGCGATGGTGCCCGAGCCGACCCGGGCCGAGATGCTGCACGCCATCGAGGAGTTCCTGGAGGCACGGCAGCCCAGTGAGACCGCCCTGCTCTACTTCAGCGGGCACGGGGAGTTCTGCGAGGCCGACGGTCAGTTGTACTTCCTCACCCGGGACGCCGACCCGGAGGACCTGCCGGGCACCGCCGTGCCCGCCGAGTTCCTGGAGCGGATGCTCCAGTCCTGCCGGGCCTCCTCCAAGGTCGTCCTGCTGGACTGCTGTTCCAGCGGCTCCGTCGTCCAGGGCTGGACCGCCAAGGGCGGCACGGACCCGGGCGAGCGGTCCGCGCCCAGCACCCTGCTGAGGCCCACCGGCGTGTACTTCATCACCGCGTCCGACGCGCTCCAGGCGGCCTCGGCGATGGCGCCCGCGGGATCGACCCTCGGCACCTCCCGTTTCACGGGGGAGATCGTGGAGGGGCTGCGGAACGGGCGGATCAAGGACAGCGGATGGATCACCCCGGACGACCTCTTCGAGTATCTGACCGCCCAGATGGTGCGCAAGGGGGTGCCGCAGGAGCAGCGGCCGACCAAGTCCACGATCCGGGCGACGCACTCCCTGCCCCTGGCACGCTCCGTGGCCCGGTCCGTGCATCTGCCCGACCCGCCGCACGAAGAGGCCGGGACCGCCCGCCCCGCCGCCCTGCTCAGCGCCCGTCTGCTGGCCGAGCAGGACGCCCGCGACGGCGTCGACCCGCAGCGGCTCCTGCGGTACTACGCCCGCTGTCTGGGCGCCCAGGCGATGTCCGGCATGCTGCCCGACCGGGACAACGGCCGCGACTCCGCGTACTTCCTGCTGGGCCAGGGGGCGGAGACCGTGCAGTCCGGCCTCGGCCCCGGGCTGCCCGCGCCCGGGCGACTGCGCGCGCCGGAGAACACCGCGGAGCAGCCGGACCGGCCGGGCCTCCAGGAGTACTGGTACGGATATCCGGCCGTGACACTGCCCGAGCGCGGCGGGAACGGCCGCCGACGGGCCGCGGTGCGCATCGCGCCGCTGCTGATCCAGCCGATGGAACTCATCCCTGATGAGAACGGCCGCGGCAGGCTGCGGTCCAGTGGGGTCCCGGCCCTGCACACGGGTGTGGTGACGGAACTGCTCGCGGACGACGCCGCCGCCGAACTGCTCGCCGACTGGCAGCCGACCTGGCAGGAGGGCAACGGGGCCCAGATGGTCAAGGCCGTACGGGAGCTGTTGACGCGGCTGGGGCTGTCGGAGCTGGAGCCGCTCGACCTGTCCGCGCTGAACGAGCGGTCCGCGATGGACTCGCTGCGGTCCGGAGCGCACAACGCCGCCGTCCTGCTGACGCCCTCGGGCCTGGAACGGCACGCGACCGAAGCGCTCGTGGACAATCTGCTCCAGATGTCCGCACGCACCGGGCAGATCCCCGGTACGGCACTGCACGCGCTCCTGACCGGCGACGGCGGCGATCAGGCGGACCCGCCGCCGGTGGTGGTGGCTCCGGGGCCCTGCAACGAGAGCCAGGAACAGGTGGTCGTCTCGGCGATGACCCGGCCGCTCACGGTCTCGACGGGACCACCCGGCACCGGGAAGAGCGAGGTGGTGACCGCGGTGGTCACCACGGCGGTCGCCGCCGGGCAGTCGGTGCTCGTCGCGTCGACGAACAACGAGGCCGTGGATGTGGTGGCCGAGCGCTGCGACGCGATCTCACCGGGGCTGCTCATGCGGACGGGCAACGCCGCCGCGCGGGAGCGTGAGGCCGCGAAGCTGGAGGGGCTGCTGACCCGGCCAGCCGAGGCGCCCGGCCGCAGTTCGGAGACCGTCGCCGGTGAGGTGCGCGCCCTGCGCACCCGGGCCGAGGCGCTGCGCGCGACAGCGGCACACCTGGTCGAGGAGGAGACACGGCTTCTGGAGCTGCTGCGGGAGAGGGACCGGCGGTCAAAGGAGCTCGGGCTGCCGGCCGGCCTCCTCGCGGAGGTCTGGGCCGACGGCGCGGTCACAGCCCTCGCCCGGTGGGAGGAGCGGGCCCGGAGGGCCGCCGGTGCCGGCCGGTTCGCCTTCGGCAGGTGGCGCAGGGAGCGGGCGCTGTCGGCCCTCGTCGCGTCCACGGCGGGCACCCCGGCGGCCCCCTGGCCCGCCTGGGCGGCACAGCGGCCCGCCCCGTCCGAGCTGCTGCTCGCCCTGGCGGAGGCCGTGGCGGTGGAGCGGTCCGTACGGGAACTCGTACCGGAGTGCCTCGACCGGGACGAGGAGGGGCTGAGGCGGGCGCGTCTGGAGAGTGCCGCCGGGCTGTCGGGGGCATCCGGTGAGCTGTCCAGGGCGGTGGCCGCCGAGGCCATGGTGCGCGGCCGTTCGCTGATGAACCAGCGGCTCCAGACGCTGCGGCAGCGCTTCGGTGTTCAGAAGAGCCAGCGGAATCTGATGGCGCACGTGAAGGGGTGGGCCATCAGCACCCACTCGGTGCGTCAGCTCGAACTGGCCCCGAAACTCTTCGACCTGGTCGTGATCGACGAGGCGAGCCAGTGCTCCATTCCCTCGGTGCTGCCCCTGCTGTTCCGGGCGGAGCGGGCTCTGATCATCGGTGATCCCATGCAGCTCGGACACATTCCGGGGATCACCGCACAGCAGGAGCGGCAGGCACGTGAGCAGTCGGGACTGAGCGCGGCGCTGCTGGAGGATCACCGGCTCGCCTACCATGTGCACTCCTCCTATCAGGCTGCCGCACAGCACGGTGAAGCGGCGCTGCTGCTCGATGAGCACTACCGGTGCCATCCGGCGATCGCGGATGTGGTCAACGGCTACTGCTACGCGGGCCAGTTGCAGGTACTGACCGATGTCCGCAGGCAGGCCCCGGCCGTCGATCCGGCGGGAGCGATGGACCCGGCCCCGGTGCTGGGGTGGGTGGACGTACCGCACGGCGAGTCCGTGCCGGGCTCCGACGGCCGGTCCTGGCGCAACGCGGAGGAGGCCCGGCGGGTGCGGGCCACCGTGGACGAGCTGCTCGCGCGGCTGCCCGAGCAGGCGACCGTCGGGGTGGTCACACCGTTCCGCGGCCAGAAGCAGGAGCTGGCCCGCGTATGGGCCGACGACAGCCGGGTACGGGTCGGCACCGTGCACGCGTTCCAGGGCGGGCAGCGCGATGTGATGGTGCTGAGCCCGGTGGCCACGGAGAACACCCCGCCCCGTACGACGCACTGGGTGGCGAGCCAGGTCAATCTGTGGAACGTGGCCGTCACCCGGGCCAGGTCGCAGTTGATCACCGTGGGGAGCCATGCTTTCTGGCAGGGCCAGGCGGGCCTGCCGGCGCTGCTCGCGGAGCGGTCCGCCGTGCTGGGCGCGGGGGCTCCTGCCGATCACGGCTCGTCGCGCGGGTGGTCGCCGACCCGCTTCCGCGAGGAACTCGGCGACCGGCTCCAGGAGTACCTCGGCCGCCGCGGCATCGCCGATCTTGAGCGTGCGGCCGTGGTCGGCGGGCACACCGTGGATCTGCTCTTCACTCGGGACGGGGTGAACACGGCGGTCCTCATCGACACCGGGCCCGCGTACCGCCAGGACCCGGCCCGTCATCTGCGGCTGACGCACGCGCGCTGCGACCTGCTGACCGGGCTGCCCTCCGGGGGCTCCGGGGCGAAGGCGGGGCCGGTGGAACGGGTCGTCCGGGTGCCGGCCTGGCGGATTCTGGGCGGTGACGCGATGGTGGAGCCGCTGTTCGGCTGA
- a CDS encoding oxygenase MpaB family protein, producing MTTTGADPTAGPAPAAPVYTEETLDSLREVGDELADATVAELFARGEMGKFNTLMRWFSTAGQDLPDGLPDVAREYLEATSMPPSWVDWGEMERARLFFIDNNVHISTALSFASMPACYVIPHVAKLLAATHALDYPSRRMAETGQFTVYLMRPDAFETGSRFIPAAQKVRLLHASIRHHLRQENRWDVANLGTPICQEDMIGGQVAFSLMVLDAMHRLGIHMSNEGADAFYYAWRVVGAMLGCSLDHMPKDLEEARLFSDLYLSRHMGPSEEGVRLTRQLIDLYEEVVPGTVFDPVVPAMIRYLIGDTAADWLDVPRSPLWDSAIRTAPAFLGVLETLEDNSPFAAWALDRLGHFTSVFELSALTRGRVMQYAIPEQLKNEYGVTSAKPRLDRWAPPPLTPTL from the coding sequence ATGACCACCACCGGAGCCGACCCGACGGCCGGGCCCGCGCCCGCCGCCCCCGTCTACACGGAGGAAACCCTCGACTCCCTGCGGGAGGTCGGCGACGAACTGGCGGACGCCACGGTCGCGGAGCTGTTCGCCCGCGGGGAGATGGGGAAGTTCAACACCCTGATGCGGTGGTTCTCGACCGCCGGACAGGACCTCCCCGACGGGCTGCCGGACGTCGCCCGTGAATACCTCGAAGCCACGTCGATGCCGCCGTCCTGGGTGGACTGGGGCGAGATGGAGCGGGCCCGGCTCTTCTTCATCGACAACAATGTGCACATCTCGACCGCGCTGTCCTTCGCCTCCATGCCCGCCTGCTATGTCATTCCGCATGTCGCGAAGCTGCTCGCCGCGACCCACGCGCTGGACTACCCCTCCCGGCGGATGGCGGAGACCGGCCAGTTCACCGTCTACCTCATGCGCCCGGACGCCTTCGAGACGGGAAGCCGCTTCATCCCCGCCGCCCAGAAGGTACGGCTGCTGCACGCCTCGATCCGCCACCATCTGCGGCAGGAGAACCGCTGGGACGTCGCGAACCTGGGCACGCCGATCTGCCAGGAAGACATGATCGGCGGGCAGGTGGCGTTCTCCCTCATGGTCCTCGACGCGATGCACCGCCTCGGCATCCATATGTCCAACGAGGGCGCCGACGCCTTCTACTACGCCTGGCGGGTCGTCGGCGCGATGCTCGGCTGCTCCCTCGACCACATGCCCAAGGACCTGGAGGAGGCCCGGCTCTTCTCCGACCTCTACCTCAGCCGCCACATGGGCCCCTCCGAGGAGGGCGTCCGCCTCACCCGCCAGCTCATCGACCTGTACGAGGAGGTCGTCCCCGGCACCGTCTTCGACCCGGTCGTCCCGGCGATGATCCGCTACCTCATCGGCGACACCGCGGCCGACTGGCTCGACGTCCCCCGCTCCCCCCTCTGGGACTCCGCCATCCGCACCGCCCCAGCCTTCCTCGGCGTCCTGGAGACCCTGGAGGACAACTCCCCCTTCGCCGCCTGGGCCCTCGACCGCCTCGGCCACTTCACCAGCGTCTTCGAACTCAGCGCGCTGACCCGTGGCCGCGTCATGCAGTACGCCATCCCGGAACAGCTCAAGAACGAGTACGGCGTCACCTCCGCCAAACCCCGCCTCGACCGCTGGGCTCCTCCGCCGCTGACCCCGACCCTCTGA